The Cyanobacteria bacterium QS_8_64_29 genome segment TGCAGGACGCACTCGAGCGCATCGAGGTGCCCTCGCGCGTGCAGACCGCCATCACCATGCAGCAGGTGGCCGAGCCCTACATCCGCCGGCGTGCCATCCGGCACTTGGAAAAAGGGCGTGCCGTCATCTTTGGCGCTGGATCGGGCAATCCGTTTTTCTCCACCGATACCACGGCGGCCCTGCGGGCCGCCGAGATTGACGCGGAAGCCATTTTTAAAGCCACCCAGGTAGATGGCATCTACGATTGCGACCCGCACCACAACCCGCAAGCGCAGCGCTACCAGCACTTGTCGTTCGGGCGCGTGCTCACCCAAGACCTGCGCGTGATGGATGGCACCGCCGTCGCGCTGTGCAAAGAAAACGACATTCCAATCCTGGTTTTCGATCTCTCGGTGCGCGGCAACATCGTCCGCGCCATCCAAGGCGAATCGATCGGCACCATCGTGGGAGGTAGCGAATGAATCTCGACGACGTCCGAGACCGAATGCAAAAGGCCATCGACGCGACGCAGCGCGATTTCAATACGCTGCGCACTGGGCGTGCCAATCCCGCCCTGCTCGATCGCGTCACGGTGGAGTACTACGGCGTCGAAACGCCGCTCAAGTCGCTGGCCAACGTCAGCACCCCCGATGCCACGACGATCACCATCCAGCCGTTCGATAAAAACAGCATCGCCCAAATCGAAAAGGCCATCGCCATGTCCGATATTGGGCTAACGCCCAACAACGATGGCAACGTCATTCGGCTCAACATCCCGCCGCTGACCAGCGAGCGGCGCCAGGAGCTGGTCAAAGTCGCCGGCAAAATTGCCGAAGAAGGCCGGGTCTCGGTGCGCAACATCCGCCGCGATGCCATTGATGCCATCCGCAAGCAGCAAAAGAACGGCGAGCTCTCCGAGGACGAGTCCCAAGACCTGCAGGAGCAGGTGCAGAAGCTGACGGACCAGAGCGTGGGCAAAATCGACGAGCTGCTCAAAGCCAAAGAGGACGACATCACCACCGTTTGAGCGCTGCCCGACCCCCCGCCAGTGCTGCGCGTGCGAGCTGGCGGCGAGACTGGCGTTTATGTCGCAGACTGCTTCCGCCCCTGCCCGATCCGGCCGCGATCGCGTGCTGGCGGTCGATGACTCGCCCGACAGCCGGCTGCTGGTGCAGAGCATTTTGGAGGCCGAAGGCTACGCCGTGTCGCTGGCCGAGAGCGGCTGGCAAGCGCTAGCCAGCGTCGAGCGAGCGCCGCCCTCGCTGCTGCTGCTGGATGTCATGATGCCCGAGCTCGACGGGTTCGAGGTTACCCGGCGCATTCGGGCCAACCCCAATTTGCCGTTTGTGCCCATTTTGCTGGTGACCGCCTACGATCGACCCAATGCCGCCCAAGGCCTGGATAGCGGCGCCGACGACTTTTTGCGCAAGCCGCTCGATGTCGATGAGTTGCTGGCGCGGGTGCGCTCGCTGCTGCGCCTCAAGCACAGCGTGGACGAGCGCGACGAAATCGCCCGCCAGCGCGCCGACTTTGTCTCGCGCCTGACCCACGATCTGCGCACGCCGCTGGTGGCGGCGGACCGGATGCTGTCGCTGTTCCAGCAGGGGGCCTTTGGCGAGCTCAACGAGTCCATGCGCGAGGCCGTTGACACCATGGCCAGCAGCAACCGCAGCATGCTCGATATGGTCAATACGTTGCTGGAGGTCTACCGCCACGAAGCCGGGCGCAAAACCTACGACTTTACCCGCGTGGACCTGCGCGCCCTGCTGGGTGAGGTGCTGCAGGAGCTGGAGCCGCTGGCGCGCGAGCGCGGGCTCGCACTCCACCGCGAGCTGGACGCGGGTGAGGCTGCCATCGTGAGTGCCGATCGCGTCGAGCTGCGCCGGGTGCTGGCCAACTTGGTCGACAACGCCATCAAATTCACCGATGCCGGCTGGGTGGCGGTGCGCTTGCAGTCGCTGCCGTACGGGAAGGACGGCCGGCCCTGGCTGGCAGTTGAGGTGGCAGACACCGGCCGCGGCATCTCGCCCCAGGAGCAGCAGACGCTGTTCGAGCGCTTTCGCCAGGGGCAGCACGGCCAAGCCGGCAGCGGGCTGGGACTGCACCTGTCCCAGCGCATTGCCCAGCAGCACGGCGGCACGATCACCTTGCGCTCGCAGGTGGGCGAGGGAAGCACCTTTACGCTCAAGCTGCCGGCCCAGCCGCAATCCAACGCGCGTTCCTAATGGCGGCAACAGCGATCCCGGATTGGGTAGCGCAGCAGCGCCAGTTTTTCGCCAGCGGGCAAACGCGGCCGCTGGCGTTCCGTCAGGCCCAGTTGCAACAGCTGCGCCAGGCGATCGCCGCGCGCGAGGCAGCCTTCACCCAGGCGCTGTGGCAGGACTGCCGGCGCCCCCCGCTAGAGACGGTCGCGGGCGAGGTGAGCTACTGCCTGCAAGAGATCGACTGCGCGCGCAAGCACCTGCGGCGCTGGGCCCGCCCGCAGCCGGCGCCCACGCCGCTGCCGCTGCTGCCGGCGCGCTCCTACACCGTCAGCGAGCCACTGGGCGTGGTGGCCATCGTCAGCCCTTGGAACTATCCGGTACAGCTGGCGCTGGTGCCGCTGATCGGCGCGATCGCGGCCGGCAACTGCGCCCTGGTCAAACCCTCTGAGGTGGCTCCCCACGCCGCGCGCGCGGTGAGCGAGCTGATCGCTGCCACCTTCGATCCGGCCTTGGTGCGCGCGGTGGAAGGCGATAAGGAAACGACGCAGCAGCTGCTGGCCCAGCCGCTGGACCACATCTTTTTCACCGGGAGCGCCGC includes the following:
- a CDS encoding UMP kinase; translated protein: MSYRRILLKLSGEALMGERSYGTDPEVVANIAREIADVLATGVQLAVVVGGGNIFRGLKGAAGGMDRATADYIGMIATVMNALTLQDALERIEVPSRVQTAITMQQVAEPYIRRRAIRHLEKGRAVIFGAGSGNPFFSTDTTAALRAAEIDAEAIFKATQVDGIYDCDPHHNPQAQRYQHLSFGRVLTQDLRVMDGTAVALCKENDIPILVFDLSVRGNIVRAIQGESIGTIVGGSE
- a CDS encoding ribosome recycling factor produces the protein MNLDDVRDRMQKAIDATQRDFNTLRTGRANPALLDRVTVEYYGVETPLKSLANVSTPDATTITIQPFDKNSIAQIEKAIAMSDIGLTPNNDGNVIRLNIPPLTSERRQELVKVAGKIAEEGRVSVRNIRRDAIDAIRKQQKNGELSEDESQDLQEQVQKLTDQSVGKIDELLKAKEDDITTV
- a CDS encoding hybrid sensor histidine kinase/response regulator, with translation MSQTASAPARSGRDRVLAVDDSPDSRLLVQSILEAEGYAVSLAESGWQALASVERAPPSLLLLDVMMPELDGFEVTRRIRANPNLPFVPILLVTAYDRPNAAQGLDSGADDFLRKPLDVDELLARVRSLLRLKHSVDERDEIARQRADFVSRLTHDLRTPLVAADRMLSLFQQGAFGELNESMREAVDTMASSNRSMLDMVNTLLEVYRHEAGRKTYDFTRVDLRALLGEVLQELEPLARERGLALHRELDAGEAAIVSADRVELRRVLANLVDNAIKFTDAGWVAVRLQSLPYGKDGRPWLAVEVADTGRGISPQEQQTLFERFRQGQHGQAGSGLGLHLSQRIAQQHGGTITLRSQVGEGSTFTLKLPAQPQSNARS